A window from Prochlorococcus marinus CUG1435 encodes these proteins:
- the gltB gene encoding glutamate synthase large subunit, with product MGESIKRIVEPYQDSYSPNGIIGEKDACGVGFIANIKGVESNWILKQSLKGLNCMEHRGGCGGDSDSGDGAGILCSIPWNYIEKEVKIENKKEYDKGLGMIFMPNKKEKIKECKSICEAEAKKLRINKTSWRTVPVNNEILGPLAKANSPFISQWILFIEKKDNNDIERLLFQLRKRIEKKIRDSFKNHVGDCEFYFASLSSKTVVYKGMVRSEILSEFYQDLKEESFKVSFSVYHRRFSTNTLPKWPLAQPMRFLGHNGEINTLLGNINWAKASEKHIDDFWGDLSNEIKPIVDINKSDSSNLDATLEINIRSGQPITDSLLKLVPEAFRDQPELEQRENIKAFYEYSASLQEAWDGPALLVFADGNFVGATLDRNGLRPARYSITNDGFVVMGSETGVVDLEEERVIEKGRLGPGQMLAVDFHKNKILRNWEVKSEAAQRHDYKNLLSNRTIKINNSEWVKDCKLKDLELLQQQTAYGFSAEDNDLILDSMASLAKEPTYCMGDDIPLAVLSSKPHILYDYFKQRFAQVTNPPIDPLREKLVMSLEMHLGERCTPFEIKDPKPFVHLQSPILNEEELISIEKSKIKSQTISSLFDIEEGVHGLENQLKAICKQSELSIKEGCSLIIISDRGINPTKTFIPPLLAVGAIHHYLLKKEIRLKASLIIETGQCWSTHHLACLIGYGASAVCPWLTFEAGRHWLKHPKTQKLIDSKKINPLSIIDVQENIKKALEDGLRKILSKIGISLLSSYHGAQIFEAVGLGSDLIKIAFDGTTSRIAGITFKELTNETLSIHTKAYPEIDLKKLEFFGFVQFRNNGEYHSNNPEMSKVLHSAVKQGPGYDHFETYKKLISNRPTTSLRDLLTINSQRKSIPLEEVESVESICKRFCTGGMSLGALSREAHEVLAVAMNRIGGKSNSGEGGEDPARFNVLNDIDENTQSATLPFIKGLENGDTACSAIKQIASGRFGVTPEYLRSGKQLEIKMAQGAKPGEGGQLPGPKVDSYIAKLRNSKPGVALISPPPHHDIYSIEDLAQLIHDLHQVHPKAKVSVKLVSEIGIGTIAAGVSKANADVIQISGHDGGTGASPLSSIKHAGLPWELGVAEVHKSLLDNNLRDRVILRTDGGLKTGWDVVIAALLGAEEYGFGSVAMIAEGCIMARVCHTNKCPVGVATQKEELRKRFKGIPENVVNFFLYIAEEVRQIMSSIGVSNMEELIGNKEFLSARDIDLPKTSNIDLSSLVNKYSTTDRSWLKHSKTAHSNGFVLEDEFLSDNEFIDSIKNHETLTKEIDIKNTDRSVCAKISGEIAELHGNTGFNGELNLNFKGYAGQSFGAFLLKGMNVQLIGEANDYVCKGMNGGTLTIIPPKIDKTSSKQVILGNTCLYGATGGKLFALGKSGERFAVRNSGATAVTEGAGDHCCEYMTGGKVVILGSTGRNIGAGMTGGIAFIIDENNDLSNKVNQEIVSIHKITTSKQEDILLEIIREYRAKTNSLKAAKIIEKWSYYMSTFKLIVPPSEEEMLGIKIM from the coding sequence ATGGGAGAGAGTATCAAAAGAATCGTTGAGCCATATCAAGATAGTTATTCCCCAAATGGAATAATTGGTGAGAAAGATGCGTGTGGAGTTGGTTTCATAGCCAATATTAAAGGGGTAGAAAGCAACTGGATCCTAAAACAATCCCTGAAAGGCCTTAATTGCATGGAGCATAGAGGAGGTTGTGGAGGGGATAGTGACTCAGGAGATGGAGCGGGCATTTTATGTTCAATCCCATGGAATTACATAGAAAAAGAAGTAAAAATTGAAAATAAAAAAGAATATGACAAAGGTTTAGGTATGATTTTTATGCCTAATAAAAAAGAGAAAATTAAAGAATGTAAATCAATATGCGAGGCGGAAGCAAAAAAATTAAGAATCAATAAAACATCTTGGAGAACAGTACCGGTTAATAATGAAATCTTAGGTCCTTTGGCTAAAGCAAATTCCCCATTTATAAGTCAGTGGATTTTATTCATAGAAAAAAAAGATAACAATGATATTGAGAGGCTTTTATTCCAATTAAGGAAAAGAATTGAAAAAAAGATAAGAGACAGTTTTAAAAACCATGTTGGAGATTGTGAATTTTATTTTGCCTCACTAAGTTCAAAAACAGTTGTTTATAAAGGTATGGTTCGTTCCGAAATATTATCTGAGTTTTATCAAGACTTAAAAGAAGAGAGTTTTAAAGTCTCATTTTCTGTTTACCACAGGAGGTTTAGTACTAATACACTTCCAAAATGGCCACTAGCTCAGCCAATGAGATTCTTAGGTCATAACGGTGAAATTAATACTCTCTTAGGTAATATCAATTGGGCTAAAGCTTCAGAAAAGCACATAGATGATTTTTGGGGAGATTTATCTAACGAAATTAAGCCAATCGTAGATATAAATAAAAGTGATTCATCAAATCTAGATGCAACTCTTGAAATAAATATTCGTTCAGGTCAGCCCATTACTGACTCATTATTAAAACTTGTTCCTGAAGCATTTAGAGATCAACCAGAACTCGAACAGAGAGAAAATATCAAAGCTTTTTACGAATATTCTGCAAGCCTACAAGAAGCTTGGGATGGTCCAGCACTCCTCGTATTTGCTGATGGAAATTTTGTTGGAGCAACTCTTGATAGAAATGGCCTAAGACCAGCAAGATATTCAATCACAAATGATGGTTTCGTAGTAATGGGGTCTGAAACAGGAGTAGTAGATCTTGAAGAAGAAAGAGTTATAGAAAAAGGTCGATTAGGACCTGGACAAATGTTGGCAGTTGATTTTCATAAAAATAAAATCCTAAGAAATTGGGAGGTAAAATCTGAAGCCGCACAAAGGCATGATTACAAAAACCTCCTAAGTAATAGAACAATCAAAATCAATAATAGTGAATGGGTTAAAGACTGCAAACTAAAAGACCTTGAGCTATTACAACAACAAACTGCCTACGGTTTTTCAGCAGAAGATAATGATCTTATCTTGGATTCAATGGCTTCATTAGCTAAAGAGCCTACCTATTGCATGGGTGACGATATCCCATTAGCAGTGCTGTCTTCAAAGCCACATATTTTATATGACTATTTCAAGCAAAGATTTGCACAAGTTACAAATCCTCCTATCGATCCTTTAAGAGAAAAACTGGTAATGAGCTTAGAGATGCATCTTGGAGAAAGATGTACACCATTTGAGATAAAAGATCCTAAACCTTTTGTTCATTTACAAAGTCCAATTCTCAATGAGGAAGAACTCATTTCGATAGAAAAGTCAAAAATTAAATCTCAAACAATTTCAAGTTTGTTTGATATTGAGGAAGGTGTTCATGGCTTAGAGAACCAATTAAAAGCAATTTGTAAACAAAGTGAGCTCTCTATAAAAGAAGGTTGCTCCTTAATTATTATTTCTGATAGGGGTATTAATCCTACAAAGACTTTTATTCCTCCCTTACTTGCTGTTGGAGCGATTCATCATTATCTTCTAAAAAAAGAAATCAGGCTAAAAGCTTCTCTAATTATTGAAACAGGTCAATGTTGGAGCACACATCACCTGGCTTGCTTGATTGGTTATGGTGCAAGCGCGGTTTGCCCTTGGTTGACCTTCGAAGCAGGTAGACACTGGTTAAAACATCCAAAAACACAAAAACTAATTGATAGCAAAAAAATAAATCCATTATCAATAATTGATGTTCAAGAAAATATCAAAAAAGCCCTAGAAGACGGTTTAAGAAAAATTCTCTCGAAAATAGGCATCTCACTTTTATCTAGTTATCATGGCGCACAAATTTTTGAAGCTGTAGGCCTTGGATCTGACTTAATAAAAATTGCTTTTGATGGTACAACAAGCCGTATCGCTGGGATAACATTTAAAGAATTAACTAATGAAACCCTTTCAATACATACGAAAGCCTATCCAGAGATCGATTTAAAGAAATTAGAATTTTTTGGATTTGTACAATTTAGAAATAATGGAGAATATCATTCCAATAACCCAGAAATGTCAAAAGTTTTACATTCAGCTGTAAAACAAGGACCAGGATACGATCATTTTGAAACTTACAAAAAACTTATTAGTAATAGACCCACAACCTCTCTAAGAGATTTACTAACAATTAATTCACAAAGAAAAAGTATTCCATTAGAGGAAGTTGAAAGTGTTGAATCAATTTGCAAAAGGTTCTGTACTGGAGGAATGAGTTTAGGTGCTTTATCCAGAGAAGCACATGAAGTTTTAGCTGTTGCAATGAATAGAATTGGTGGAAAAAGTAATAGTGGAGAAGGGGGAGAAGATCCTGCTCGTTTTAATGTTTTAAATGATATCGATGAAAATACTCAATCAGCGACGTTGCCATTTATTAAAGGTCTAGAGAATGGTGACACCGCATGTTCAGCTATTAAACAAATAGCATCAGGAAGATTTGGAGTTACGCCTGAATATCTAAGAAGTGGTAAACAACTCGAAATTAAAATGGCACAAGGTGCAAAACCCGGAGAAGGAGGACAATTACCTGGTCCAAAAGTTGATTCTTACATTGCAAAACTAAGAAATAGTAAACCTGGAGTAGCTTTAATATCTCCTCCCCCGCATCATGATATTTATTCAATTGAAGATTTAGCTCAACTGATCCATGACTTACACCAAGTTCATCCAAAAGCGAAAGTAAGCGTTAAACTTGTCTCTGAAATTGGTATAGGCACTATTGCTGCTGGAGTAAGCAAAGCTAATGCAGATGTAATACAAATATCTGGCCATGACGGAGGTACAGGAGCTTCACCTCTGAGTTCTATCAAACATGCAGGTTTACCATGGGAACTAGGTGTTGCTGAGGTTCATAAATCTCTCTTGGATAATAACTTACGTGACAGAGTAATTTTGAGAACTGATGGAGGTCTTAAAACAGGCTGGGATGTCGTTATTGCAGCTTTACTAGGTGCTGAAGAATACGGTTTTGGTTCTGTAGCGATGATTGCTGAAGGATGCATAATGGCTCGGGTTTGTCATACAAACAAGTGTCCCGTTGGAGTTGCAACTCAAAAAGAAGAATTAAGAAAAAGATTTAAAGGTATTCCTGAAAATGTTGTGAATTTTTTCTTGTATATTGCCGAAGAAGTAAGACAGATAATGAGTAGTATCGGTGTTTCTAATATGGAAGAACTGATTGGTAATAAAGAATTTCTTTCTGCAAGAGATATCGATCTTCCAAAAACTTCTAATATTGATCTTTCTTCTTTAGTAAATAAATACTCAACCACCGATAGATCATGGTTAAAACATTCAAAGACTGCTCATAGTAATGGTTTTGTATTAGAAGACGAGTTTTTGTCTGATAATGAATTTATAGATTCAATTAAAAATCACGAAACATTAACCAAAGAAATTGACATAAAAAATACAGATAGAAGTGTTTGTGCGAAAATATCAGGCGAAATCGCAGAACTTCATGGCAACACTGGCTTCAATGGCGAACTCAACTTAAATTTCAAAGGATATGCAGGACAGAGCTTTGGTGCCTTTTTATTGAAGGGAATGAATGTTCAATTAATCGGAGAAGCTAATGATTATGTTTGTAAAGGAATGAATGGAGGAACACTCACAATAATTCCACCAAAAATAGATAAAACCTCCTCCAAACAGGTAATTTTAGGAAACACCTGCCTTTATGGAGCAACAGGTGGGAAATTATTTGCATTAGGAAAATCAGGCGAAAGATTTGCTGTAAGAAATAGTGGTGCTACAGCGGTAACAGAAGGCGCAGGTGATCATTGTTGTGAATATATGACTGGTGGGAAAGTAGTTATTCTGGGTTCAACAGGAAGGAATATTGGTGCAGGCATGACTGGCGGAATAGCTTTTATAATCGATGAGAATAATGACTTGAGTAATAAAGTTAATCAAGAAATAGTTAGCATTCATAAAATAACTACATCAAAGCAGGAAGACATTTTATTGGAAATTATTAGAGAATATCGAGCAAAAACAAATAGCTTAAAGGCCGCCAAAATAATAGAAAAATGGTCTTATTACATGAGTACTTTTAAATTAATAGTTCCCCCAAGCGAAGAAGAAATGCTTGGCATAAAGATAATGTAA
- the lipA gene encoding lipoyl synthase gives MTNNSNSLISKPDWLRVKAPQVERIGNTANLLNDLNLNTVCQEASCPNIGECFASGTATFLIMGPGCTRACPYCDIDFDRSKRELDPTEPFRLAEAVYRMQLKHVVITSVNRDDLEDGGASQFFECVYQVRKKSPETTIELLIPDLCGNWKALEKVLDSNPNVLNHNIETVSSLYKKVRPQGKYERTLELLKRTREYSPKVYTKSGFMLGLGEKDEEVLSLLKDLKSNFVDIVTIGQYLSPGPNHLPVQRFVSPSKFNYFKVFGEKDLDFMQVVSSPLTRSSYHAEEIQKLMKKYPR, from the coding sequence TTGACCAATAATTCTAATAGTTTAATTTCAAAACCTGATTGGTTAAGAGTAAAAGCTCCACAAGTTGAGAGGATTGGGAATACCGCAAATTTGTTAAATGATTTAAATCTCAATACTGTATGTCAAGAAGCAAGTTGTCCAAATATTGGTGAATGTTTTGCAAGTGGAACTGCAACTTTCCTCATAATGGGTCCTGGCTGTACTAGGGCATGTCCATATTGCGATATTGATTTTGATAGATCTAAAAGAGAATTAGATCCAACAGAACCATTTCGTTTAGCTGAAGCTGTTTATAGAATGCAACTTAAACATGTTGTAATTACATCAGTTAATAGAGACGATCTTGAGGATGGCGGCGCATCTCAATTTTTTGAATGTGTTTATCAAGTAAGAAAAAAATCTCCTGAAACTACTATTGAGCTTTTAATACCTGATCTTTGTGGTAACTGGAAAGCGCTTGAAAAAGTTCTTGATTCAAATCCAAACGTTTTGAACCATAATATTGAGACTGTGTCTTCGCTATATAAAAAAGTAAGACCTCAGGGTAAATATGAGAGAACTCTTGAATTGCTTAAAAGGACTAGAGAATATTCTCCCAAAGTTTATACAAAGTCAGGCTTTATGCTTGGTTTAGGGGAAAAAGATGAGGAGGTCTTAAGTCTTCTTAAGGATTTAAAAAGTAATTTCGTTGATATTGTTACTATTGGCCAATACTTATCTCCTGGCCCTAATCACTTACCTGTTCAAAGATTTGTGAGTCCCTCAAAATTTAATTATTTTAAAGTTTTTGGGGAAAAAGATTTGGACTTTATGCAAGTAGTCAGTTCTCCTTTAACTCGTAGCAGTTACCATGCTGAAGAAATTCAAAAACTTATGAAAAAGTATCCAAGATAG
- a CDS encoding recombinase family protein, producing MFYYIFIDTVKNICNKTLTFKFKRKRILLSEKNKNSKAIGYARATNNEYDYLEEQIKILKEEGCSLVFSELISLDEEIKPQLNKAINCLSKGDQLIITQLDRAFKNKKECLRTINKFIKNDIKLRTLTGFLAANESTKANSSIFQILYELDNLEDKSLGERKKEQLLRRKLSGNNLGGRPKISPLKESLVIRLRNEGYSYRSIRSQTGIALSTIRRVILEGELT from the coding sequence GTGTTTTATTATATATTTATTGATACAGTAAAAAATATATGTAATAAAACATTGACTTTTAAATTTAAAAGAAAGCGTATTTTACTATCTGAAAAAAATAAAAACTCTAAAGCAATAGGTTATGCTAGAGCTACTAATAATGAATATGACTATTTAGAAGAACAAATAAAAATTTTAAAGGAAGAGGGTTGCAGCTTAGTTTTCTCTGAATTGATAAGTTTAGATGAAGAAATAAAACCCCAACTCAATAAAGCTATAAATTGCTTGTCTAAAGGAGATCAATTAATAATAACTCAGCTTGATCGAGCGTTTAAAAATAAAAAAGAATGTTTGAGGACAATAAATAAATTTATTAAAAATGATATTAAATTGCGAACTTTGACTGGTTTTCTTGCGGCTAATGAATCAACTAAAGCAAATTCTTCAATTTTTCAAATTTTATATGAATTGGATAATTTAGAAGACAAAAGTTTAGGTGAGAGAAAAAAAGAACAACTATTACGCAGAAAATTATCTGGAAATAATCTAGGGGGAAGGCCCAAAATAAGTCCTTTAAAAGAATCTTTAGTAATCAGATTACGTAATGAGGGATATTCATATCGATCAATTAGATCACAAACGGGAATTGCATTATCAACAATAAGAAGAGTTATTTTGGAAGGAGAATTAACATAA
- a CDS encoding serine hydrolase, producing MSFYYPSKEMGLALNDILGRVCTHNKDFSREDIAITWINYKSENNSVFKGFGTGFNNKKMVYPASIVKLVYGLAAFYWIKKGSLLLSDELNDAVRKMLSLSSNNATSFLIDLLTGTTSGPCIEGELWENWKYQRSIINDWLHDLHWEELSGINCCQKTWDDGPYGREKEFYGHDNKNRNAMNSDSAARVLEEIMIHIDYQKNNLNLRSFLKRNLNKVVLKNDSLNQIDGFLGEGLPESINLWSKAGLMSEVRHDSAWWTNSQSLHTLLVVFCNGEKYSKDTSFLPLIAKEVYEFNKRYTIKD from the coding sequence ATGTCCTTCTACTATCCAAGTAAAGAGATGGGTCTAGCCCTAAATGATATTTTAGGGAGAGTATGTACTCATAATAAAGATTTTTCAAGAGAAGATATTGCTATAACTTGGATTAATTATAAAAGTGAAAATAACAGTGTATTTAAAGGTTTTGGAACTGGTTTTAATAATAAAAAAATGGTTTACCCCGCCAGCATAGTCAAGTTGGTTTATGGCCTTGCGGCATTTTATTGGATTAAAAAAGGAAGTTTATTATTATCAGATGAACTTAATGATGCTGTAAGGAAAATGCTTTCTTTATCAAGTAATAATGCAACAAGCTTCTTAATTGATTTACTTACAGGAACAACAAGTGGACCTTGTATTGAAGGGGAATTATGGGAAAATTGGAAATATCAAAGAAGTATAATAAATGATTGGCTACATGATTTACATTGGGAGGAATTGAGTGGTATAAATTGCTGTCAGAAGACCTGGGATGATGGACCATATGGTCGTGAAAAAGAATTTTATGGGCATGACAATAAAAATAGAAACGCTATGAATTCTGATTCAGCTGCAAGGGTTTTGGAGGAAATTATGATTCATATTGATTATCAAAAAAATAACTTAAATTTACGAAGTTTTTTAAAAAGAAATTTAAATAAAGTTGTTCTTAAAAACGATTCTCTTAATCAAATAGATGGTTTTTTGGGTGAAGGATTACCGGAAAGCATTAATCTCTGGAGTAAAGCAGGCTTAATGTCTGAAGTTAGACATGATTCAGCTTGGTGGACTAATAGTCAATCTTTACACACTTTATTAGTTGTTTTTTGTAATGGAGAAAAATATTCTAAAGATACTTCCTTTTTACCATTAATAGCCAAAGAAGTATATGAATTTAATAAGAGATATACTATTAAGGACTAA
- a CDS encoding C40 family peptidase has translation MENYKNPISLFKQTNFSKTIWWKLKVNISGYQNATENKLVTEIFKNRIFRLIYPNIYQNNHKFSRILVQLYEDGYICWINLDGLIIEKYELNKTESLKNEHLLIKDKITSILKWIKDQAEYTNEYLWGGTLGPNFDCSGLIQTAFFKHRIHIPRDSYQIKSFCKHLFYFKESYAALKPGDLLFFGNIEKCDHIGIYKGDGLYYHSSGKNFGRNGIGIDTLKQSNDKISLHYQSKLISAGRVIRNYRWDRTIR, from the coding sequence ATGGAAAATTATAAAAATCCTATCTCACTATTTAAACAAACTAATTTTTCAAAAACTATTTGGTGGAAATTAAAAGTTAATATTTCTGGATATCAAAATGCAACAGAAAATAAATTAGTTACTGAAATATTTAAAAATAGAATTTTTAGGCTTATTTATCCAAATATCTATCAAAATAACCATAAATTTTCAAGAATATTAGTTCAACTATATGAAGACGGTTACATCTGTTGGATAAATTTAGATGGATTGATTATTGAAAAATATGAATTAAATAAAACTGAGAGTTTAAAAAATGAACACCTCCTTATAAAGGATAAAATTACCTCAATTTTAAAATGGATCAAGGATCAAGCTGAGTATACTAATGAATACCTTTGGGGAGGCACATTAGGACCCAATTTTGATTGTTCCGGTTTAATTCAGACTGCTTTTTTCAAACATCGAATTCATATACCTCGAGACTCTTATCAAATAAAAAGTTTTTGTAAACATCTTTTTTATTTCAAAGAGTCTTATGCAGCTCTAAAACCTGGCGATCTTTTATTTTTTGGAAATATAGAAAAATGTGATCATATTGGAATCTACAAAGGAGACGGTTTGTATTACCATAGCTCTGGAAAGAATTTTGGTAGAAATGGAATAGGAATAGATACCCTAAAACAGTCTAATGATAAAATCTCATTGCATTATCAATCTAAGCTTATTTCGGCAGGAAGAGTTATTAGAAATTATAGATGGGATAGAACAATACGTTAG
- a CDS encoding photosystem I reaction center protein subunit XI — protein sequence MSDFQKSFSESTSSIKFDEKYIDNSVQPNDIGVAEQWAVKTVADPCVGNLATPVNSGYFTKAFINNLPFYREGISPNFRGLETGAAFGYLLYGPFTMTGPLRNSEFALTAGLLAAIGAVHILTALLVLYNAPGKAPNVQPPDATVNNPPKDLFTRAGWADFTSGFWLGGCGGAVFAWLLVGTLHLDTIMPIIKNIWTAG from the coding sequence ATGAGCGACTTTCAAAAATCATTCTCAGAATCAACAAGTTCAATAAAGTTTGATGAGAAATACATAGATAATTCTGTACAACCAAATGATATTGGTGTTGCAGAACAATGGGCAGTAAAAACTGTTGCTGATCCATGTGTTGGTAATTTAGCTACCCCAGTTAATAGTGGCTATTTTACAAAAGCTTTTATAAATAATTTACCTTTTTATAGAGAAGGTATTTCTCCTAATTTTAGAGGCTTAGAAACTGGAGCAGCTTTTGGATATCTCCTTTATGGTCCTTTCACTATGACTGGCCCACTAAGAAATTCTGAATTTGCTCTAACTGCTGGACTTCTTGCGGCTATTGGAGCTGTTCATATTTTGACAGCACTCTTAGTTCTTTATAATGCACCAGGTAAAGCACCAAATGTTCAACCTCCAGATGCGACTGTTAATAATCCGCCAAAGGACTTATTCACAAGAGCTGGTTGGGCTGATTTTACAAGTGGATTTTGGTTAGGAGGCTGTGGAGGAGCAGTTTTTGCTTGGCTACTTGTTGGGACATTACACTTAGATACCATAATGCCAATTATTAAAAATATTTGGACTGCTGGTTAA
- a CDS encoding photosystem I reaction center subunit VIII, with protein MPSDLPSLLPSIFVPLIGIAMPAVFIVLIGRFITATE; from the coding sequence ATGCCATCTGATTTACCAAGTCTTTTACCCTCAATTTTTGTTCCATTAATTGGTATAGCAATGCCTGCTGTTTTTATCGTATTGATTGGAAGATTTATTACAGCAACTGAATAA
- a CDS encoding annexin, which produces MLNFFAIVLIIFIGILLLVFKKRSFRKFIKKGKLHSDKLKKNRKNYNKFLSNKKSFLYSHEAKEYSLFYKKSQRNKMFSLFQGNTEDKLKALKIAEELSDKSTLTILRQGLRDTSPEVVKLSALLIIKFK; this is translated from the coding sequence ATGTTAAATTTTTTCGCAATTGTTCTTATTATTTTTATAGGAATATTACTTCTAGTTTTTAAAAAAAGAAGCTTTAGAAAATTCATAAAAAAAGGCAAATTACATTCTGATAAATTAAAAAAAAATAGAAAAAATTATAATAAATTTCTATCTAATAAAAAAAGTTTTTTATACAGTCACGAAGCAAAAGAGTACTCATTATTTTATAAAAAATCTCAAAGAAATAAAATGTTTAGTCTTTTTCAGGGAAATACAGAAGACAAATTAAAAGCATTAAAAATTGCAGAAGAATTGTCTGATAAATCAACATTAACAATTTTACGACAAGGCTTAAGAGATACTTCTCCTGAAGTGGTTAAACTTTCAGCTTTATTAATAATAAAATTTAAGTAA
- a CDS encoding glycosyltransferase family 2 protein, which yields MSDIKKLISIIIPVFNEGESIGFLLDEVINVMSLHKFNFELIVVNDGSNDNTQQVLKQLTFKIKELSVISLRKNYGQTAAMSAGFDNSKGDIVITLDGDLQNDPNDIPILISEINNGYDLICGWRFDRKDKLINRKIPSKIANKLIARVTGLKLHDYGCSLKAFKKEIIDDIKLYGELHRFLPVLANIEGAKIKEIKVNHRSRQYGSSKYGIDRTFRVLMDLLTVWFMTKFLTRPMYGFGFVGIISILISLAMSSYLIVLKIMGEDIGNRPLLMFALILGIAGVQLFSFGLLSELLIRTYHESQSRPIYRIRSISSANKN from the coding sequence ATGTCAGATATAAAAAAATTAATTTCTATTATCATCCCTGTTTTTAATGAAGGTGAGAGTATTGGTTTTTTATTGGATGAAGTTATAAATGTAATGTCATTACATAAATTTAATTTTGAATTGATTGTTGTAAATGATGGTTCTAATGACAATACACAACAAGTATTAAAACAATTAACTTTCAAAATTAAAGAATTGTCAGTGATTTCCCTTCGCAAAAATTATGGGCAAACTGCAGCAATGTCAGCTGGCTTTGATAACTCTAAAGGCGATATTGTTATTACTTTGGATGGTGATTTACAGAATGATCCAAATGATATTCCGATATTAATTTCAGAAATTAATAATGGCTACGATTTGATTTGTGGATGGAGGTTTGACAGAAAAGATAAATTAATTAATAGAAAGATACCATCAAAAATAGCGAATAAATTAATAGCTCGCGTAACAGGTTTGAAGTTGCATGACTATGGATGTTCATTAAAAGCCTTTAAGAAAGAAATAATTGATGATATTAAATTGTACGGAGAACTTCACAGGTTTTTGCCCGTCTTAGCTAATATTGAAGGTGCAAAAATCAAAGAAATTAAAGTCAATCATAGAAGCAGGCAATATGGATCTAGCAAATATGGAATAGATAGAACTTTTAGAGTTTTAATGGATTTACTAACTGTTTGGTTTATGACTAAATTTCTAACAAGACCGATGTATGGATTTGGTTTTGTTGGAATCATAAGTATTTTGATTAGCCTTGCAATGAGTTCCTATTTGATTGTTTTAAAAATAATGGGTGAGGATATTGGAAATCGTCCGTTGTTAATGTTTGCTTTAATATTGGGAATTGCTGGGGTTCAATTATTTAGCTTTGGATTATTGAGCGAACTTTTAATTAGAACATATCATGAAAGTCAAAGTCGTCCAATTTATAGAATAAGGTCAATAAGTAGTGCCAATAAAAATTAA